The following proteins are encoded in a genomic region of Brachypodium distachyon strain Bd21 chromosome 1, Brachypodium_distachyon_v3.0, whole genome shotgun sequence:
- the LOC100833638 gene encoding cyclase-associated protein 1, which yields MEKALVERLEAAVARLEAAAASGASFSSAPRDFGEVPGASDPAIVAYDEFVAQAIGRLTAAAEKIGGKVLDATKVLAEAFTVAKDLLIQAKQLQKPASMANAQDFFKPLNDVIGKAIAMTEGRRPDYFNHMKSVADSLAALAWVAFLGKDCGMSFPTAHVEESWQMAEFYNNKVLVEYRNKDPDHVEWAKALKELYVPGLRDYVKKYYPLGPVWGPVGGAPVSQPKAAAPTPKAPAVKAPPPPAPPSAPLFSTEKSPKSAKPKEGMSAVFQEISSGKPVTSGLRKVTDDMKTKNRADRSGVVNSTAATAPAPEKTSRGASFAFKSGPPKLELQMGRKWVVENQVGKKDLAIDDCDSRQSIYVYGCKDSVLQVNGKVNNITVDKCAKFGIVFKDVVAAFEVVNCNGVEVQCQGTAPTISIDNTSGCQLYLSKHSLGASITSAKSSEMNVLVPSGVTDGDWVEHALPQQYIHSFKDGQFITSPVSHSGA from the exons ATGGAGAAGGCGCTCGTGGAGCGGCTCGAGGCGGCGGTAGCCCGGCTCGAGGCCGCAGCTGCCTCCGGAGCTTCGTTCTCCTCGGCGCCGCGCGACTTTGGGGAAGTCCCGGGGGCGTCGGATCCGGCGATCGTGGCCTACGACGAGTTCGTCGCCCAAGCCATAGGCCGCCTCACGGCCGCGGCCGAGAAGATCGGAGGCAAGGTGCTGGACGCTACAAAGGTCCTCGCTGAGGCCTTCACCGTCGCCAAGGACCTCCTCATCCAGGCCAAGCAGCTCCAG AAACCTGCATCAATGGCTAATGCGCAGGATTTCTTTAAGCCTCTTAATGATGTTATTGGGAAAGCAATTGCTATGACTGAAGGAAGGAGGCCCGACTATTTTAATCATATGAAGAGCGTTGCTGACAGTCTCGCTGCTTTGGCTTGGGTTGCATTCCTAGGAAAAGATTGTG GCATGAGTTTCCCAACAGCACATGTTGAAGAAAGTTGGCAGATGGCTGAGTTCTATAATAACAAG GTTCTTGTGGAGTACAGGAACAAAGACCCTGACCATGTTGAGTGGGCTAAAGCATTGAAGGAGCTCTACGTACCTGGCTTGCGGGATTATGTTAAGAAATATTACCCTCTTGGACCTGTCTGGGGTCCTGTTGGTGGTGCACCCGTTTCCCAACCAAAGGCCGCTGCTCCAACACCTAAAGCACCAGCGGTTaaggctcctcctccaccagctccACCTTCAGCTCCTCTTTTTAGCACAGAGAAATCTCCAAAGTCCGCGAAGCCTAAAGAAGGAATGTCAGCTGTCTTTCAAGAGATCAGTTCGGGCAAACCTGTGACTTCAG GTTTGCGGAAGGTTACTGATGACATGAAGACTAAGAACCGTGCTGATAGAAGTGGTGTTGTTAACAGTACTGCTGCTACGGCTCCTGCTCCTGAGAAGACTTCTCGCGGAGCATCCTTTGCCTTCAAGTCTGGACCCCCAAAACTTGAGCTTCAGATGGGTCGCAA ATGGGTGGTTGAAAATCAAGTTGGCAAAAAGGACCTTGCTATTGATGATTGCGATTCTAGACAATCCATCTATGTGTATGGATGCAAGGATTCCGTCCTTCAAGTAAATG gtaaaGTGAACAATATCACTGTTGACAAATGTGCTAAATTCGGAATCGTTTTCAAG GATGTTGTAGCAGCTTTTGAGGTTGTCAACTGCAACGGTGTTGAGGTGCAATGTCAG GGCACTGCACCAACAATATCAATCGACAACACATCTGGGTGTCAGTTATACTTGAGCAAACATTCACTGGGAGCTTCCATTACTTCAGCTAAATCTAGTGAAATGAACGTGTTGGTCCCTAGTGGCGTCACCGATGGCGACTGG GTGGAGCATGCTTTGCCTCAGCAATACATCCATAGTTTCAAGGACGGGCAGTTCATCACCTCACCAGTTTCTCACTCTGGCGCATAG
- the LOC100836097 gene encoding glucan endo-1,3-beta-glucosidase 7: MAGRRQTPLLLLLLLGFWQLIHFPFAAPQSFIGINYGDVADNLPPPSSTARLLKSTTIGKVRLYRTDPAVVSAFAGTGISLLLGAANGDIPSFASSPSAAAAWVAAHLPSTSSPAITGISVGNEVLFSDDASLASQLVPALQNIHDALPPNSSIKVSTVNAMDVLASSDPPSSGAFKPGLATALDPLLAFLSKTGSPFLVNPYPYFAYQSDPRPDTLAFCLFQPNAGRPDAGSGLTYTSMFDAQVDAVRAALDAKGYKDVEVVVAETGWPHAGGADEAGASVENARAFVGNLVSHLRSMVGTPRMPGKSVETYLFAVYDENLKPGKPSEQSFGLFQTTALAEMYPTGLMRNGTAGLAPAPAPALQPASSATVPGKQPQAQPGSAAPTGLCAPGSVNSTSTGACSRSTRSAAESPRTIKVLNLVACFWFMSLLV; this comes from the exons ATGGCAGGGAGGAGGCAGactccgcttcttcttcttcttctcctgggGTTCTGGCAGCTCATCCATTTCCCGTTTGCAG CGCCGCAGTCCTTCATCGGCATCAACTACGGCGACGTGGCCGACAACCTCCCGCCGCCATCATCCACGGCGCGGCTCCTCAAATCCACGACCATCGGCAAGGTCCGGCTCTACAGAACCGACCCGGCCGTGGTGTCCGCCTTCGCGGGCACGGGCATCTCCCTGCTCCTGGGCGCGGCCAACGGCGACATCCCCTCATTCGCCTCCTCCCcgtccgcggccgcggcctgGGTCGCCGCCCACCTCCCATCCACATCCTCCCCTGCCATCACCGGCATCTCCGTCGGCAACGAAGTCCTCTTCAGCGACGACGCCTCCCTGGCCTCGCAGCTCGTGCCAGCCCTCCAGAACATCCACGACGCGCTGCCGCCAAACTCCAGCATCAAAGTCTCCACCGTGAACGCCATGGACGTCCTGGCTTCCTCCGACCCGCCGTCTTCCGGCGCGTTCAAGCCGGGCCTGGCAACGGCCCTGGACCCGCTGCTGGCGTTCCTGAGCAAGACGGGCTCGCCGTTCCTGGTGAACCCGTACCCGTACTTCGCGTACCAGAGCGACCCGCGGCCGGACACGCTGGCGTTCTGCCTGTTCCAGCCCAACGCCGGCCGGCCCGACGCCGGGTCCGGGCTCACCTACACCAGCATGTTCGACGCCCAGGTGGACGCCGTGCGCGCCGCGCTGGACGCGAAAGGGTACAAGGACGTGGAGGTCGTCGTGGCGGAGACCGGGTGGCCGCACGCGGGCGGTGCCGACGAGGCCGGGGCGTCCGTGGAGAACGCGCGTGCTTTCGTGGGTAATCTGGTGTCGCATCTCCGGTCCATGGTCGGCACGCCGCGGATGCCGGGGAAGTCCGTGGAGACGTACCTGTTCGCGGTTTATGATGAGAACCTCAAGCCCGGGAAGCCGTCGGAGCAGTCGTTCGGGCTGTTCCAGACgacggccctggccgagatGTACCCGACGGGGCTCATGAGGAACGGGACTGCAGGattggcgccggcgccggcgccggcgttgcAGCCCGCGAGCTCCGCGACCGTGCCGGGGAAGCAGCCACAg GCGCAGCCGGGCTCAGCGGCGCCTACCGGCCTGTGCGCGCCGGGGTCGGTGAATAGTACTAGCACCGGCGCCTGTTCTCGTTCTACACGTAGTGCTGCTGAATCGCCTCGCACTATCAAAGTGCTCAACCTTGTTGCTTGTTTCTGGTTTATGTCTTTGTTAGTCTGA